One segment of Anopheles stephensi strain Indian chromosome 3, UCI_ANSTEP_V1.0, whole genome shotgun sequence DNA contains the following:
- the LOC118512254 gene encoding tripeptidyl-peptidase 2-like, translated as MILSTAGKICFRKTAHREICSLARHINKRWLSELNKQNSAAGGHESAIAVAACQTVTSAQQTANRFCRKKAKTLDQTSVPPADSIVRKEMESVVDVKFPVTSLVPKNETGALSFIRMYPEYDGRDVTIAILDSGVDPRAKGLEQVPGGGVKVIERFDCSGCGDVDTSKTVTAGQDGTIVGLSGRKLQLSSTMKAKNTAGSEYRVGLKSVHDLSPSRIRERILSDLKVKTWDDRHKVAVSEAARELSDFEAKLPPSGVSGKEKLVKENLESTLEFLNTCDKKFTDLKTSYDCVLFPTNDGWMAVIDTTEKGDLENAVHVVEYTRSHQVVNLDDFLSVSINVHDDGNVLEVVGVCSSHGTHVASIASGYHPDDPELNGVAPAAKIVSLTIGDGRLESMETGTALVRAIIKVMELCEAGRKIDVINMSYGEHGHWSNSGRVGELMSELVNRYGVVWVASAGNHGPALCTIGTPPDISQPSCVGVGAYVSPEMMEAEYALHQKLPGNVYTWSSRDPCIDGGFGVTVCAPGAAIASVPQFTMSKAQLMNGTSMSAPHVAGSVGLLISGLKQKSVPYTAFSIKRALWNTATKIDYVDKFAQGNGLLNVGKAFDNLVTYSGLLENKLRFAVTVGNNNAKGIHMRHGVLTKVEDFSVNIEPVMFNEKYAEATDKINFNVRLTLIPTEPWITCGNYLDLCYSARKISVKVDPSGLAPGVYRASVKAYDSACPEKGVLFEIPVTVVQPHVVDPKSNEFVRGDLPVDCKPHTIIRDFILVPKYATWAVIEMRSADSNDAVGGKFFLHTLQILPMKFCKAMEMQKILPVNGIAPTVQPVRVEGDHIIEICIAKFWSNFGTLPLRYSVKFHGISPLNGSVMHSASGIHRIDLTALASEEVHPVVSLKTAAMVLKPSETKVTPLTARDVIHPARQIYQTLITYQLHLAKGYEVAFYTPLFSNILYESEFESQFWMVFDANKMMVRCGDAYSYDKYEKLEKGDYTIRLQVRHEKKELLEKLTEANMIVNFKLASNSLSVDVYKSYNQVLSGAKKMTSCFLAAGVCRPIYLAPITSEKLQKASIPPQCSWLEGNITYAKEDIIKKCVSHSFQYILTEGPPAKKSSTAAASNATTGNSGVTANGNNAVGGGSNGTGSVTSGPNGASNGGLPNGTPAKETRSKWDEYCEGLRDYQTAQISKLDSEHAENLYHAVLKDNPNHLAAHLAMADHFDSSELKLNLPHAFMRSLDPSDPAPATLLKVKLLRIIELTGLVVKEVDQNALLAYYGMKVDNRPNAAKIKVQMDKQKQLLLDACQRKFVALCKLKILQNLYDAQDVSQPDYADELDQLYGDVGKFIEYTDSKVLLLTIWHAFSLKQHGRMIKYLNKLYEDKLSRDILEEIRAVVEEKKWPHVHQQLSKIIVSSNPQGYRLF; from the exons ATGATACTGTCCACCGCCGGAAAGATTTGCTTCCGAAAAACGGCCCATCGGGAGATTTGCTCGCTCGCGCGGCACATCAACAAGCGGTGGCTATCTGAACTGAACAAGCAAAACAGCGCTGCCGGGGGGCATGAATCGGCAATTGCGGTAGCTGCTTGTCAAACTGTCACCAGCGCGCAGCAAACGGCAAACAGATTCTGTAGGAAAAAGGCGAAGACTCTAGACCAGACCAGCGTACCACCAGCGGATAGTATTGTgcgaaaggaaatggaaagtgTTGTTGATGTAAAGTTTCCCGTAACATCCCTTGTGCCGAAGAATGAAACTGGTGCGCTTAGCTTCATCCGGATGTATCCGGAGTACGACGGCCGGGACGTGACGATTGCAATCCTGGACTCCGGCGTTGATCCCCGGGCAAAAGGTTTAGAG CAAGTCCCCGGCGGAGGCGTTAAGGTCATTGAACGGTTCGACTGTTCCGGGTGCGGCGATGTGGACACCAGCAAGACGGTTACGGCCGGTCAGGATGGAACGATTGTGGGTCTTTCCGGCCGCAAGTTGCAGCTGTCCTCCACAATGAAGGCGAAAAATACCGCCGGCTCAGAGTATCGTGTAGGGCTGAAGAGTGTGCACGATCTTTCACCGTCGCGCATCCGCGAACGCATTTTGAGCGACCTGAAGGTAAAAACCTGGGACGATCGGCATAAGGTGGCAGTGAGCGAGGCGGCCAGAGAGCTGAGCGATTTCGAGGCcaagcttcccccgtccggaGTGAGCGGAAAGGAAAAGCTGGTGAAGGAAAATCTCGAGAGCACGCTCGAGTTCCTGAATACGTGCGACAAAAAGTTTACCGATCTGAAAACGTCGTACGACTGTGTGCTGTTTCCGACGAACGATGGCTGGATGGCGGTGATCGACACTACCGAGAAAGGTGATCTGGAAAATGCGGTCCACGTCGTGGAGTACACCCGGTCGCATCAGGTCGTCAATTTGGACGATTTTCTGTCCGTTTCGATTAACGTGCACGACGACGGAAACGTGCTTGAGGTCGTCGGTGTATGCT CGAGTCATGGAACTCATGTTGCGTCAATTGCTAGCGGCTACCATCCCGATGATCCCGAGCTGAATGGTGTCGCACCGGCAGCCAAGATCGTGTCGCTAACCATCGGCGATGGACGGCTGGAATCGATGGAAACGGGAACGGCGCTGGTCCGGGCCATAATCAAAGTGATGGAATTGTGTGAAGCGGGTCGGAAGATCGATGTCATCAACATGAGCTACGGAGAGCATGGCCACTGGTCGAATTCGGGTCGCGTTGGTGAGCTTATGAGCGAGCTTGTAAACAGATACGGCGTGGTGTGGGTTGCTTCGGCCGGTAACCATGGTCCGGCACTTTGCACCATCGGTACACCGCCCGACATCAGCCAACCGAGCTGCGTCGGTGTCGGGGCGTACGTGTCGCCGGAAATGATGGAAGCGGAGTATGCACTGCACCAGAAGCTACCGGGCAACGTGTACACCTGGTCCTCGCGAGATCCTTGCATCGATGGAGGGTTCGGGGTGACGGTTTGTGCGCCGGGTGCAGCCATTGCTTCCGTACCACAGTTTACCATGTCCAAGGCACAGCTGATGAACGGTACCAGTATGTCCGCACCGCATGTGGCCGGTTCGGTCGGGCTGTTGATTTCGGGATTGAAGCAAAAATCAGTCCCATACACAGCCTTCAGCATTAAGCGCGCCCTGTGGAATACGGCCACCAAAATTGATTACGTCGACAAGTTTGCGCAAGGCAATGGATTGTTAAATGTGGGCAAAGCGTTCGACAATCTTGTCACGTACAGTGGGCTGCTAGAAAACAAGCTCCGGTTcgccgttacggtgggcaatAACAACGCGAAAGGCATTCATATGCGGCACGGCGTGCTTACGAAGGTGGAAGACTTTTCCGTCAACATAGAGCCGGTCATGTTCAATGAGAAGTATGCTG AAGCGACAGACAAGATCAATTTCAACGTGCGGCTAACGCTCATACCGACGGAGCCTTGGATTACCTGTGGCAACTATCTCGATCTCTGCTACTCGGCACGCAAGATCTCCGTCAAGGTGGATCCGTCCGGATTGGCACCGGGCGTGTACAGAGCGAGCGTGAAAGCGTACGATTCGGCCTGTCCCGAGAAGGGAGTGCTGTTCGAGATCCCGGTCACAGTGGTGCAGCCGCACGTAGTCGATCCTAAGTCGAATGAATTTGTGCGCGGCGATTTGCCGGTCGATTGCAAACCGCACACCATCATACGGGACTTTATCTTGGTGCCGAAGTATGCGACCTGGGCCGTGATTGAGATGCGTTCGGCCGATTCGAACGATGCAGTGGGAGGTAAATTTTTCCTGCACACGCTTCAGATCCTGCCGATGAAGTTCTGCAAGGCGATGGAGATGCAAAAAATACTGCCGGTCAATGGTATCGCACCGACGGTGCAGCCCGTGCGAGTGGAG GGAGATCATATAATTGAAATCTGTATTGCCAAGTTTTGGTCAAACTTTGGAACGCTGCCACTGCGCTATTCGGTGAAATTCCATGGTATAAGCCCATTGAATGGCT CGGTTATGCACAGCGCAAGTGGGATCCATCGGATCGATTTAACTGCTCTGGCCAGCGAGGAAGTGCATCCGGTGGTTTCGTTAAAAACGGCCGCAATGGTTCTAAAACCATCGGAAACCAAGGTGACACCGCTGACGGCGCGCGATGTCATCCATCCGGCGAGGCAAATCTATCAGACGCTCATCACGTACCAGCTGCACTTGGCGAAGGGCTACGAAGTGGCCTTCTACACGCCACTGTTCAGTAACATTCTCTACGAGAGTGAGTTCGAGTCACAGTTCTGGATGGTGTTCGATGCCAACAAGATGATGGTGCGCTGTGGCGATGCGTACTCGTACGACAAGTACGAGAAGCTGGAGAAGGGCGACTATACCATCCGTCTGCAGGTGCGCCACGAGAAGAAGGAGCTGCTCGAGAAGCTGACGGAAGCGAACATGATCGTGAACTTCAAGCTGGCCAGCAACAGCCTCTCGGTGGACGTGTACAAATCGTACAATCAGGTGCTGTCGGGTGCCAAAAAAATGACCAGCTGCTTCCTAGCGGCCGGCGTCTGCCGTCCCATCTACCTAGCACCAATCACGAGCGAGAAGCTGCAGAAAGCGTCCATACCGCCGCAGTGTTCCTGGCTGGAAGGCAACATTACGTACGCGAAGGAGGACATCATCAAGAAGTGTGTTTCGCACAGCTTCCAGTACATACTGACCGAGGGTCCACCGGCAAAGAAGAGTTCCACTGCGGCCGCTAGCAATGCGACCACTGGGAATAGCGGTGTCACTGCCAACGGAAACAATGCGGTCGGTGGTGGTTCGAACGGAACCGGCAGCGTTACTAGCGGGCCGAATGGAGCTTCAAATGGCGGTCTGCCCAATGGTACGCCGGCGAAGGAAACCCGAAGCAAATGGGACGAATATTGCGAAGGTTTGCGCGATTATCAGACGGCGCAGATATCGAAACTGGATTCGGAACACGCGGAGAATCTGTATCACGCGGTGCTGAAGGATAATCCCAACCATCTGGCAGCTCATTTGGCGATGGCCGATCACTTTGATAGCAGCGAGCTGAAGCTGAACCTGCCGCACGCATTTATGCGATCGCTCGATCCGTCTGACCCGGCACCGGCGACACTGTTGAAGGTGAAGCTGCTGCGCATCATCGAGCTGACCGGCCTGGTGGTGAAGGAAGTGGATCAGAATGCGCTTCTTGCTTACTACGGCATGAAGGTTGATAATCGACCGAACGCAGCAAAGATTAAAGT TCAAATGGACAAACAGAAGCAGCTTCTGCTGGACGCCTGCCAGCGTAAGTTCGTGGCCTTGTGCAAGCTGAAGATTCTGCAAAACTTGTACGATGCTCAAGACGTCAGCCAACCGGACTATGCCGACGAGCTGGaccagctgtacggtgatgtGGGCAAATTTATCGAATACACCGATTCGAAG GTGCTGTTGCTCACGATTTGGCATGCATTTTCCCTAAAGCAGCACGGTCGCATGATCAAGTATTTGAACAAGCTGTACGAGGACAAGCTTAGCCGCGACATACTGGAGGAAATACGTGCCGTCGTCGAGGAGAAGAAGTGGCCGCACGTTCATCAGCAGCTTTCGAAAATTATCGTATCATCCAACCCTCAGGGATATCGACTGTTCTAA